The Klebsiella africana sequence CAAAGGCGGCACAGAGTCGAGCCTGGTAGCGCTGCTCGAGGTCATCAGCGATCGCCAGTAGCTCCGCCTGGGTGGAACGGTATGGGCGCAGGGCGTTGTAGATCTCAAGGATCCGGTCGTCAGGAACCGCGGTGAGCTCTGCGGCCCGCTCAAAGTTCATCGCCAGCCGATCGCGTCCGGCATCCTGGGCGATCGCCGCCTGCATACGCAGCGTTTCCGGGGTGATGCGCATATCCTGCGCCGTAACGCGATCGCTCAATACGCTCTCCAGCGTCAGGTCATCGAGCGTTTTATTGGTAGCGGTTTTGACCCACTCCGGATGGCGGGTCGCTAACGGGTAGTCGCTTACTTTTGGCTGGCGAATGGTGTCGTTTGTCGGCGTGGCTGGCGCGGGCGTTACCCCGTCCTGTAGGCTGTTCATCCGGCTCAGCACGTCGCGTACCATGGATTCAATTGCGTCGGTATTCATCGGGATATCCTTTGTTAAAGCGCCACGCGCAGTTCCTGCGGGTTTTTGCCCGTCACCACGTATTTGGTCTCTTTAATGTGCAAAATGGCCGACTTCGCCTGGTATTTGGGACGAGCCATCTGATCGTTAAGCGTCGGCACCGGCTGCGGCGACTCGCGTTTGGCGTAGCGGGCGGCGTTTTTGCCAATCTGGCGGTAGGTTTCCAGCGTCAACAGCGGCGCCTGCGGGAAGAGTTCCAGATTGGAAAGCGGCGGCAGGCCGCGCTGGTGAATGACGGTGGTGCCTTTCGACTGAATACCGATCGAGATGCCGGAGCCGCTCAGTCGGTTGCCTTCCACCGCCACGAAGGCGACATCAGAAGACTTAAAGCAGCGGATCACCCGGGCTTTGATGCCTTCTTCTTCAATGCCGGCGATCACTTCGCGCAGAATATTTTTATGCGGAATGCCGACGATATTGGCGGTTTGCGCCAGACCAAACGCTGGCCCGACGGCAATAATGACTTCATCCTGCTGCGTGCCGGGTTTGGCTTCGCCGACTTCCGTCAGGAAGCTGTCGCCGGACACAGGCGCAACGGCGACCGGTGCGGCAGAGGCGACAGGCGCGCTAAACGAGACCGGCTTATCTGCGCCTGTTTTCATCTCCACCAGTACCTCTTCGATAATCTGGCGCAGCAGCGTTTCGTTAATTTCCATTTTTCACCCCTTAGCCAAGTTCATTGGGATCGAGCGCGCCCGGGATATTTTTAATCTCTTCCCAGCGCTCGCCTTGCAGGCGATAGCCTGTTGCCGGACCGGCATAATCGTTCACGTCATTCACGGCCGAGAGCACCTGGCCCTCGCCAACAATGATGGCGGAGGTATGCAGGTAGTCGCCGGTGAGCTTGGCTTTCTGAATATTGAGCATGTCCTGGGCAACATCGGGGAAGCCGCCTTTCGCCAGGGCTTTCACCACCTCCAGGCCGTTGCGGTTTTTGTTGATAATCTCCTGGGCAAACTTGATGTCCTCGACGATATTGCGCTCAGGCATATCTTTTGAACCGTGGGCGTAAGTGGCGGCCTCCACTTCTTCATCCGTAATGGGTGGCAAACCCATGCCGGCAAATACCGCTTGCAGCGCGCGGGCGGCTTTATTACGAATGGCGATCACGTCCTCTTCACGCACCGGCCGCAGGCCGCCATCGACCTTCAGGTCGCGCTGGATCACGTTGTAGTCATCGAAGTCTTCGGCATCTTCGTTGGAACCGGCGAACATGTTGTCGTAGTTCGGCACCGCCGAGTAACCGGAGGA is a genomic window containing:
- the pduE gene encoding propanediol dehydratase small subunit PduE, with the translated sequence MNTDAIESMVRDVLSRMNSLQDGVTPAPATPTNDTIRQPKVSDYPLATRHPEWVKTATNKTLDDLTLESVLSDRVTAQDMRITPETLRMQAAIAQDAGRDRLAMNFERAAELTAVPDDRILEIYNALRPYRSTQAELLAIADDLEQRYQARLCAAFVREAAGLYVERKKLKGDD
- the pduD gene encoding propanediol dehydratase medium subunit PduD produces the protein MEINETLLRQIIEEVLVEMKTGADKPVSFSAPVASAAPVAVAPVSGDSFLTEVGEAKPGTQQDEVIIAVGPAFGLAQTANIVGIPHKNILREVIAGIEEEGIKARVIRCFKSSDVAFVAVEGNRLSGSGISIGIQSKGTTVIHQRGLPPLSNLELFPQAPLLTLETYRQIGKNAARYAKRESPQPVPTLNDQMARPKYQAKSAILHIKETKYVVTGKNPQELRVAL